TCAACGCCGCAGTGGGCGGCAGCGGCGGGAGCTACGGGCGCGCGAAAGGCTGGGCGCGTGCAGGCGGCGGCACGGAACGGCTGGCGACCCTTCTTTCCGCCAGCTATGAGTCGATGAACGGATACCGTGAAAACGGCTACCTGCGCACCCGGGACGTCGGGGCCAAGGTGGCCTATGACGCCACGGACTCCCTGAGCTTCAACCTGAGCGGAGCCTATCACTCGGACGACTATGGTCTGCCGGGGCCGCTGACCGAGGAGGCTTATGCCCTCGACCGCCGTCAGGCGAACGCCCCGGATGACGGCGCCAAGAACACGGACCAGTACCTCAAGCTGGACACACGGATCGATTTCGGCGCACTGGGGTATCTCGCCGCCGATTTAGGCTACCGGTACCGCGACACCGACGAGGCATTCGTCAGCTACACCTTCTCGGCGGAACGAAAACTCGACACGTGGTCCTTTACACCGCGCTACGTCCTCGAGAAACCCCTCTTCTCGCGCCCGAATACCCTGATCGCGGGGGCGGACTTCTATCGGGCCGAAATGGATCTCGACACCCTGTACGGCGCCCCGCCAGCACCGTCCAGCCGCTCGAACGTCTCCCGGGACAGCTATGGGTTCTACCTCAACAACGACCTGTTCGTCCTCGACAACCTGATCCTGTCCCTAGGGGCGCGCCGGGAAGCGGTCGAATACGACATGAAGCAGGAGGACCTGACCGGCTACCTGGCCCCCCTGGACGATACGGTCGACGACCATGAGTACGCCTACAGCGCCGGACTGACCTACCTCTATCAGGGGGAATCATCGGTCTTTGCGCGCGCCAACCGGAGTTTCCGCTTTCCGCTGACGGACGAACTGGTGGTTTACGATTTCTACTTGGGCACCATCAACATCAATCCGGATTTGCACCCGCAGCGCGGGGACCACCTCGAGGCAGGCATCCGCCATTTCATCACCCGGGACATCGAGGCAAACCTGACGATCTTTCAAGCGAAGATCAAAGAAGAGATCTTCTTCAACAAAGACACCTACACCAACGAAAACCACCCGGAGACACTGCACCGGGGCCTCGAACTCGGCGCGAAGGCACGCGTCCTGAAACACCTGACGCTTTACGGCAACTACACCTATGAGAAGGCCACCTTCGAGAAAGACCCTTACGAGGGGCGCGACATCCCCGCCGTACCGCGCCACCGGGGGAACCTGGGTTTTCGTCTGCAGGATTTTATCACCGGCATGGTCTTCTCGGCCGACTACAACTATGTCGGCGAAAGCTACGCGATCAGCGACCAGGCGAACGCCTTCTCCAAACAGGGCAGCTACTACATCGTCAACGCCCGGCTTTCCTACACCTGGAACAACCTCAAGACCTTCGTGGGCGTCAACAATCTGACGAATCAGGATTACTCGGAATACGTTGTCATAGGCGGGTTCCCGGACGCGCCCAACTACTACCCGGCGCCGGACCGGAATTACATCTTCGGTGTGGAGTGGGCCTTTTAGTACTCGATTCCTCTACGGGCGCGCACCCCTTTGTAATAAGGGTGCTTGACCTGGATCAGCTCCGTCGCGTAATCGGCGGCATCGATGATCTCAGGGGGTGCGTGCCTCCCGGTCAGAACCAGATCGACCCGCTCCCGGCAGCGCGTGATCAGGTCCATGATGGCTTCCTCCGGCAGGAGATTGAAGATCAGGGTGTTGAGGATCTCGTCGCAGACCAGGATCTGGACGGAATCCTGAAGCGTGCCTAAGGCGTGCTCGAGCGACAGTTCCGCGTGCCGGTAGTGGACCGGCTCGGGGCCCCTGGCCAGGATGAACGGGTGCTTTCCAGGGCAGTAGTAGGCGATGTTCGGAATCTGCCGGAAGATCTTCACCTCGCCGGAGTCTCCGGATTTCATGAACTGAACGAAGGCCACCCTCAGGCCCTCGCCGGCCGCACGCGTTGTCAGCCCGATCGCCCGGGTGGTCTTGCCGACCCCTTCGCCGTAGTAAACATGGATATAGCCGAAGCGGTCCTCGGCAACAGGCCCTTCCGGTTTATGTTCGTAGTAAATGGCTTCTCACCTCCCTCTTCGCGTAGGCGTTCACTCCCGTCATGGGCCCTTTTCCGGGTCCTTTTCATTCTGCAGGGCTCGCTTCTTCGGCGGGCAAGAAGTGAGCGGGG
The DNA window shown above is from Desulfatiglans anilini DSM 4660 and carries:
- a CDS encoding TonB-dependent receptor, encoding MKPWIKTFYCSMAVFALAAAGNRAPAAAEDAVRMETVVVTGTRTEQAVQEVPAHVTVIDEETIENANAENVPDLLRSEAAVVVRDLYGNGKTAQVDLRGFGETGPYNTLVLVDGRRVNEIDLSGVDWTQIPLDQIERIEIVRGAGSVLYGDNASGGVINIITRTPDKGFNAAVGGSGGSYGRAKGWARAGGGTERLATLLSASYESMNGYRENGYLRTRDVGAKVAYDATDSLSFNLSGAYHSDDYGLPGPLTEEAYALDRRQANAPDDGAKNTDQYLKLDTRIDFGALGYLAADLGYRYRDTDEAFVSYTFSAERKLDTWSFTPRYVLEKPLFSRPNTLIAGADFYRAEMDLDTLYGAPPAPSSRSNVSRDSYGFYLNNDLFVLDNLILSLGARREAVEYDMKQEDLTGYLAPLDDTVDDHEYAYSAGLTYLYQGESSVFARANRSFRFPLTDELVVYDFYLGTININPDLHPQRGDHLEAGIRHFITRDIEANLTIFQAKIKEEIFFNKDTYTNENHPETLHRGLELGAKARVLKHLTLYGNYTYEKATFEKDPYEGRDIPAVPRHRGNLGFRLQDFITGMVFSADYNYVGESYAISDQANAFSKQGSYYIVNARLSYTWNNLKTFVGVNNLTNQDYSEYVVIGGFPDAPNYYPAPDRNYIFGVEWAF
- a CDS encoding cob(I)yrinic acid a,c-diamide adenosyltransferase is translated as MYYEHKPEGPVAEDRFGYIHVYYGEGVGKTTRAIGLTTRAAGEGLRVAFVQFMKSGDSGEVKIFRQIPNIAYYCPGKHPFILARGPEPVHYRHAELSLEHALGTLQDSVQILVCDEILNTLIFNLLPEEAIMDLITRCRERVDLVLTGRHAPPEIIDAADYATELIQVKHPYYKGVRARRGIEY